From a region of the Trueperaceae bacterium genome:
- a CDS encoding cytochrome c — protein MKRLVLVSSLTALLVSCGPAFERPMVTGPLAASDSRVAQGERVFYENCHACHPHGGRGIGKGVADRPLPAFAVRLQVRHGLGEMPAFSEEEIDAEEMDALLAYLSELRMVWAAETP, from the coding sequence GTGAAGCGCCTCGTCCTCGTCTCGAGTCTGACCGCACTACTGGTCTCGTGCGGGCCGGCGTTCGAGCGTCCGATGGTCACCGGTCCGCTGGCGGCCAGCGACTCGCGCGTGGCCCAGGGCGAAAGAGTCTTCTACGAGAACTGCCACGCCTGTCACCCTCACGGTGGCCGCGGCATCGGTAAGGGCGTGGCCGACAGGCCGCTCCCGGCGTTCGCCGTACGCCTGCAGGTCCGTCACGGCCTGGGCGAGATGCCGGCCTTCAGCGAGGAGGAGATCGACGCGGAAGAGATGGACGCCCTGCTCGCCTACCTGAGCGAACTGCGCATGGTCTGGGCCGCCGAAACGCCCTGA
- a CDS encoding leishmanolysin-related zinc metalloendopeptidase, translated as MNILSPQRPISPSAARLRHLSLLTLLLLLVGCGSQPVLPMPSSGVGFEMRVRYTGEMSPEQQAEFERAAQRWSQVVVGDLHDTFVEANHVERYCNGYSYGGVIDDLLLFAGIEDLDGPGGVVGMAGACILRADGFPLVGMVLIDSSDVDNLSSTGDMYTVVLHELGHVLDLSQAGWQRRDLLDYDRAECMESFTVEFTGDSANEQYSRLGGSGPVPVENNAVPGTACSHWDFETFHNELMTGYLTSDARLSRLTVGALADMGYQVDMSAADSYSLDPDAVRPLSVGRPVNERLLPPPVTLDELGEP; from the coding sequence TGCGGTAGCCAGCCGGTGTTGCCGATGCCTTCGAGCGGTGTGGGCTTCGAGATGCGGGTGCGCTATACCGGGGAGATGAGCCCTGAGCAGCAGGCGGAGTTCGAGCGGGCCGCCCAACGTTGGTCACAGGTGGTGGTGGGCGACCTCCACGATACGTTCGTGGAGGCGAACCACGTCGAGCGGTACTGCAACGGCTACAGCTACGGGGGCGTGATCGACGACCTGCTGCTCTTCGCCGGCATCGAGGACCTCGACGGACCGGGCGGAGTCGTGGGCATGGCGGGAGCCTGCATACTCCGTGCCGACGGCTTCCCGCTCGTGGGCATGGTACTCATCGACTCCAGCGACGTCGACAACCTCTCGAGCACCGGCGACATGTACACCGTCGTACTCCACGAACTGGGGCACGTTCTCGACCTGAGCCAGGCAGGCTGGCAGCGACGCGATCTGCTCGACTACGACCGAGCCGAGTGCATGGAGAGCTTCACCGTCGAGTTCACCGGTGACTCAGCCAACGAGCAGTATTCGAGACTGGGAGGCAGTGGCCCGGTCCCGGTCGAGAACAACGCGGTGCCGGGCACCGCCTGCAGCCACTGGGACTTCGAGACCTTCCACAACGAACTGATGACCGGCTACCTCACCAGCGACGCGAGACTGAGTCGGCTCACTGTCGGGGCCCTCGCCGACATGGGATACCAGGTCGACATGAGCGCTGCCGACTCCTACTCGCTGGATCCAGATGCCGTGCGGCCGCTGAGCGTCGGTCGGCCCGTGAACGAACGGCTGCTCCCGCCTCCGGTGACCCTGGACGAACTCGGCGAGCCCTAG